A single window of Halodesulfovibrio marinisediminis DSM 17456 DNA harbors:
- a CDS encoding RrF2 family transcriptional regulator: protein MRLLTNSRYGTRLLLDIATHGQEKPVLMRDSSARLGISQKYLEKIARQLRAGGYLKTRRGPSGGHRLAVDPADITVGEVVRLLEGGTDIVGCGQDAATCCDAPGCLTRLLWKEASNAMYSHLDKFTFAELVSYSEKGVKFGDYCVRTVQNSCTAPMDEEQKRLNLLREYSLTGLEDSF from the coding sequence ATGCGGCTATTAACCAATAGTAGATATGGCACGAGATTATTGCTCGATATTGCCACCCATGGTCAGGAAAAACCGGTACTCATGAGAGATTCGTCTGCCCGTCTTGGTATCTCACAGAAGTACCTGGAAAAGATCGCCAGACAGTTACGTGCTGGCGGGTACTTGAAAACTAGAAGAGGTCCGAGTGGAGGACATAGGCTTGCTGTTGATCCGGCCGATATTACCGTGGGTGAAGTCGTTAGGCTGTTAGAAGGAGGAACCGATATAGTAGGTTGCGGACAGGATGCTGCCACATGCTGCGATGCTCCGGGATGTCTTACAAGGCTGCTTTGGAAAGAAGCAAGTAACGCCATGTATTCCCATTTGGATAAGTTCACTTTTGCAGAGCTTGTAAGTTACTCTGAAAAAGGTGTGAAATTTGGCGATTACTGTGTTCGAACTGTACAAAATTCTTGCACTGCACCAATGGATGAAGAACAAAAACGGCTCAACTTATTACGTGAATACTCACTGACTGGGCTCGAGGATTCATTCTAA
- a CDS encoding PAS domain-containing sensor histidine kinase, with the protein MYFWLSRFRNSLAVKVLLLIALVLILCLGLHSWGTMHFLTKYTASKLSVEADRLSKTILLSARYAMMANARNEIDQIVSDIAKHPDITSVRIYDKQGVIRFSNIRGEVGTQVSKETPSCSACHSTEPPKTGLTLDQRTRTFAVDDTELLGTITPIMNDKSCSVAPCHAHNSSHTVLGELELVLQTDQEFVGLSEVQNKLLALTGLIYILSVSLLVIGLRRYITTPIKKIINSTKRISEGKPSGLEDMPRTGELGNLVDSVVAMEQAVAKKQAELDKNRREYQDLFEQVPCSITVQDADMRILKYNKEFAERFNPKPGAYCYEAYKGLSDKCPNCPLDKTFETGSPYCSEESRTNPDGTKAHWLVHVAPVFDENGEVVAAMEMGIDISARKRAEERLISSEAKYHAIFNHIPNAVFVLDVEDYNIIDCNDMAERSYGYDTEEMHDTSFIHLFPKEEQDKARSYFRAFTALNRVRQKRKDGSTFYVDFRLSPAVYNDRNVLLVTAMDVTDRLEAEQKLIQAGKMATLGEMATGVAHELNQPLTVIKTASGFIMRKINRSQPIDSEILKTMAEEIDSHVDRASQIIDHMRAFGRQSDHALERVNMNSVIKSSVDMFISQLTLRGISVEMNFKEKLPEILGVANRLEQVFINLLLNARDAIEEASAEGKTEKKVITLRTYSTPRAVVAVVEDTGAGVPAGLIDKIFEPFFTTKKVGKGTGLGLSISYGLIKDFGGTIRVKNKKEGGAQFTLMFPRSSSRR; encoded by the coding sequence ATGTATTTTTGGCTTTCCCGTTTTCGCAATTCGTTGGCTGTAAAAGTTCTTTTGCTTATTGCGCTAGTACTTATTCTTTGTCTTGGACTGCACTCATGGGGAACCATGCATTTTCTTACGAAGTATACAGCCTCGAAACTTTCTGTTGAAGCTGACAGGCTCAGTAAGACTATTTTGCTTTCGGCTCGCTATGCTATGATGGCAAATGCACGTAATGAGATAGATCAGATTGTTTCTGATATTGCAAAACATCCGGATATCACCTCTGTTAGAATTTATGATAAACAGGGTGTTATCCGGTTTTCTAATATTCGAGGTGAGGTAGGAACGCAGGTTTCTAAGGAGACCCCTTCCTGCTCTGCCTGCCATTCCACAGAACCTCCAAAAACCGGCCTGACACTCGATCAACGTACCAGAACCTTTGCGGTCGACGATACTGAGCTGCTTGGAACCATTACTCCAATAATGAATGACAAGAGCTGTTCGGTTGCTCCGTGCCATGCGCACAACTCCAGCCACACTGTTCTGGGCGAACTGGAGCTTGTCCTGCAAACCGATCAGGAATTTGTGGGACTTTCCGAAGTTCAAAACAAACTTCTTGCTCTTACGGGGCTGATATACATTCTTTCAGTATCGTTGCTTGTTATCGGGTTGCGGCGGTATATCACCACGCCGATCAAAAAGATTATCAATTCTACAAAACGGATAAGTGAAGGCAAACCTTCAGGGCTGGAGGATATGCCTCGTACAGGTGAGCTTGGAAATCTTGTGGATTCTGTTGTGGCTATGGAACAAGCTGTAGCTAAGAAGCAGGCCGAGCTGGATAAAAATCGTCGCGAGTACCAAGACTTATTTGAGCAGGTTCCGTGCAGTATTACAGTTCAAGATGCAGATATGCGTATTCTCAAATACAACAAAGAATTTGCAGAGCGATTTAATCCAAAACCCGGCGCATACTGTTATGAAGCATACAAGGGGCTGTCAGATAAATGCCCGAACTGTCCATTGGATAAAACCTTTGAGACAGGGAGTCCGTATTGTTCAGAAGAAAGCCGTACAAATCCTGATGGAACCAAAGCGCATTGGCTTGTTCACGTTGCTCCAGTGTTTGATGAAAATGGTGAAGTGGTGGCTGCTATGGAGATGGGCATAGATATCTCTGCCCGTAAACGTGCAGAGGAGCGACTCATTAGTTCCGAAGCAAAGTATCATGCTATTTTCAACCATATTCCGAATGCCGTGTTTGTTTTAGATGTGGAAGATTACAACATTATTGATTGTAATGACATGGCAGAACGCAGCTACGGGTATGATACAGAGGAAATGCACGACACTTCGTTTATCCATCTGTTCCCAAAAGAAGAGCAAGACAAGGCGAGGTCATATTTCAGAGCGTTTACTGCCTTAAACCGTGTGCGTCAGAAGCGGAAAGACGGTAGTACATTCTATGTTGATTTTAGGTTGTCTCCGGCTGTGTACAATGATCGTAACGTATTGCTTGTAACCGCAATGGACGTAACAGACAGGCTGGAAGCAGAACAGAAGCTTATTCAAGCTGGTAAAATGGCAACGTTGGGTGAAATGGCAACCGGCGTAGCGCATGAGCTTAATCAGCCTTTAACCGTTATTAAGACTGCAAGCGGATTTATTATGCGTAAGATTAACCGCTCGCAGCCTATTGATTCTGAGATTCTGAAGACCATGGCGGAAGAGATAGACTCTCACGTTGATAGAGCAAGCCAGATTATTGATCATATGCGCGCATTCGGCAGGCAGTCAGACCATGCTCTTGAACGGGTCAATATGAACTCTGTTATTAAGAGCTCCGTGGATATGTTTATTTCACAGCTTACGCTTCGTGGAATTTCCGTGGAAATGAATTTTAAAGAAAAACTGCCGGAGATTCTTGGGGTCGCAAATCGTCTGGAACAAGTTTTTATTAACCTGTTGCTCAACGCACGCGATGCAATTGAAGAGGCATCAGCAGAAGGAAAAACTGAAAAGAAAGTTATTACTCTTCGTACCTATTCAACTCCACGCGCTGTCGTTGCTGTGGTGGAGGACACGGGGGCAGGCGTACCAGCAGGGCTTATCGACAAAATTTTTGAGCCGTTCTTTACAACTAAAAAAGTCGGCAAGGGAACAGGGCTCGGGCTTTCCATCTCCTACGGGCTCATTAAAGATTTTGGTGGAACCATCCGCGTTAAAAACAAAAAAGAGGGCGGTGCGCAATTTACGCTCATGTTCCCTCGTAGCAGTAGTCGCCGGTAG
- a CDS encoding hybrid sensor histidine kinase/response regulator — protein sequence MNIASRSSVLLVDDEKGITVVLGAYITDLGYVVDTAHSGEEAVEKLEQKPYEVVVTDVRMPGMDGVQLLRESKKRWPETAVIITTGHADMSVAVDCLRLGALDFITKPVNVEILEFALRRAIERVIMRRQLVEHTLHLESLVEQRTRELVQAERFAVMGETVAGMAHAIKNIAGGLEGALFVLEKGLELDRKDYLEQGWGMVKRDVTRVRDLTMNLLQLSRPLSLKPKQVDPSAPMCEVAELLTARMHEAGGKIIHSCVPQKPALLDEQAVHTCLMNLATNAVEAVEEAIQSGRREFGDGKVILHTECDSQHVRYLVEDNGRGLSSELFEQLEEGLVTTKDRGSGFGLMATRKAVREMGGELILESGIEGGVRAIILLPFFPAV from the coding sequence ATGAACATAGCATCTAGATCATCAGTACTGCTGGTAGACGACGAAAAGGGCATTACCGTTGTCCTTGGAGCATATATTACGGACTTGGGATACGTGGTTGATACCGCGCACAGCGGTGAGGAGGCCGTGGAGAAGCTGGAGCAGAAGCCATACGAAGTTGTGGTTACAGATGTTCGTATGCCTGGTATGGATGGTGTGCAGCTGTTGCGGGAAAGCAAAAAGCGTTGGCCGGAAACAGCGGTCATCATCACCACGGGTCATGCAGATATGTCTGTTGCGGTGGACTGTTTGCGCCTTGGCGCGTTAGATTTCATTACAAAGCCGGTGAATGTAGAAATTTTAGAGTTTGCGTTGCGGCGGGCAATCGAGCGCGTAATTATGCGCAGGCAGCTTGTAGAGCACACGTTACACCTTGAATCACTTGTAGAGCAGCGAACTCGTGAGCTGGTTCAGGCAGAGCGCTTTGCCGTTATGGGTGAGACCGTTGCGGGCATGGCTCATGCCATTAAAAATATAGCTGGCGGTCTTGAAGGCGCATTGTTTGTACTGGAAAAAGGGTTGGAGCTTGATCGAAAAGATTATCTGGAACAGGGCTGGGGTATGGTAAAGCGTGATGTGACGCGGGTTCGGGATTTGACCATGAACCTCTTGCAGTTATCACGCCCGTTATCCCTCAAGCCTAAACAAGTCGACCCGAGTGCTCCCATGTGCGAGGTCGCAGAATTGCTCACCGCACGAATGCATGAGGCGGGGGGAAAAATTATCCACTCCTGTGTGCCTCAGAAACCTGCTTTGCTGGACGAACAGGCGGTGCATACATGTTTGATGAATCTTGCCACAAACGCGGTTGAGGCGGTGGAAGAAGCTATTCAATCAGGCCGCAGAGAGTTTGGTGACGGGAAGGTGATCTTGCACACAGAATGTGATTCTCAGCATGTCCGATACTTGGTGGAGGACAACGGACGTGGCCTTTCGTCAGAATTGTTTGAACAGCTTGAAGAAGGACTCGTGACCACCAAAGACAGAGGCTCTGGCTTTGGGCTTATGGCTACCAGAAAAGCAGTTCGCGAAATGGGCGGTGAACTCATTTTGGAAAGTGGTATCGAAGGCGGTGTTCGTGCAATTATTCTGCTGCCGTTTTTTCCGGCTGTGTAG
- a CDS encoding DUF2075 domain-containing protein has product MQRAYYSATQREFLATSPDTILGTLTRNHPFALEDLQKNAWLAQIHILQEQLPSLPDSYVAFEYAIPRMGKRVDVVILHSGVVFVLEFKVGEKTHTQHSVIQALDYALDLKNFHEKSHTLPIVPMVIATESAVTNASLEQYKDGVCFPIKANKSNIAAWILNISNTQRKRDINPIEWCNSIYKPTPTIIEAAQALYKGHSVREISRSDSGAINLNRTSTAVAEIIEHSKKHSKKSICFITGVPGAGKTLAGLTLANDRNNADKGEHAVFLSGNGPLVEVLQEALARNEVAENKNTTNNISKRVALSKVKSFIQNIHHFRDDNLRSTEAPIEKVTIFDEAQRAWTAEQAASFMTRKKGISDFTMSEPEFLISVLDRHQDWATIVCLIGGGQEINTGEAGLPEWFSAINNKYPHWDVYTSGSLSGREYTNGENLYASLRPDQLTIKDELHLAVSIRSFRSELLSEFIGSVLDLNQAKATALFTKVQKTYPIVLTRHLQHAKQWLKTHARGGEQFGLTAYSGALRLKPEGIHVKTKIDPKNWFLNGPEDVRSSMFLEDVATEFDIQGLELDWTCVAWDSSLRLHNKEWEYRTFRGTTWQNVNDEIRRRYLLNAYRVLLTRARQGMVIFIPKGNPADQTRLPEFYAPVYEFFSSCGVPSID; this is encoded by the coding sequence ATGCAACGCGCTTATTACTCAGCTACACAACGCGAATTCTTAGCGACTTCTCCTGATACTATTTTGGGTACGCTAACACGGAACCATCCATTCGCCCTTGAAGACTTGCAAAAAAATGCATGGCTCGCACAAATTCACATTCTGCAAGAACAACTCCCTTCGTTGCCGGACAGTTATGTAGCATTTGAATACGCTATCCCGCGCATGGGAAAACGCGTAGATGTCGTTATACTTCATTCGGGAGTTGTTTTCGTACTAGAATTTAAAGTAGGCGAAAAAACGCACACGCAACACTCTGTAATTCAAGCACTCGATTACGCTCTGGATCTTAAAAACTTCCATGAGAAAAGTCATACTTTACCAATTGTTCCAATGGTTATCGCCACTGAAAGTGCGGTAACCAATGCTTCTCTCGAACAATATAAAGATGGCGTTTGCTTTCCAATAAAAGCCAACAAATCAAATATTGCAGCCTGGATCCTCAACATTAGCAACACGCAACGAAAACGAGATATTAATCCGATCGAGTGGTGCAACTCTATCTACAAACCAACACCAACCATCATCGAAGCTGCACAAGCTCTATACAAAGGGCATAGTGTAAGAGAGATTTCCCGTTCTGACTCCGGTGCAATTAACCTTAACCGAACATCAACGGCTGTTGCTGAAATCATCGAACATTCAAAAAAACACTCAAAAAAATCTATTTGCTTTATCACTGGGGTTCCAGGGGCTGGAAAGACATTAGCGGGACTTACACTGGCAAATGATCGAAACAACGCTGATAAGGGAGAACATGCGGTATTTCTTTCCGGAAACGGTCCTCTAGTTGAAGTGCTTCAAGAGGCTCTGGCAAGAAACGAGGTAGCAGAAAACAAAAACACTACTAATAATATTTCTAAAAGAGTAGCGCTCTCCAAGGTCAAATCTTTTATCCAAAACATTCATCACTTCAGGGACGACAACCTGCGTAGCACCGAGGCTCCAATAGAAAAAGTAACCATCTTTGATGAAGCCCAACGAGCATGGACTGCCGAGCAAGCAGCCTCGTTTATGACGAGGAAAAAAGGTATTTCTGACTTCACCATGTCTGAGCCAGAGTTTCTTATCAGTGTGCTGGATCGCCACCAAGACTGGGCTACTATTGTTTGCCTTATTGGTGGAGGACAGGAGATCAACACAGGAGAAGCAGGCTTACCAGAGTGGTTTTCAGCCATCAATAATAAGTACCCTCATTGGGATGTGTATACATCGGGATCACTTTCCGGAAGAGAATATACAAACGGTGAAAACTTATACGCCTCATTGCGTCCCGATCAGCTCACGATAAAAGATGAGCTGCACCTTGCCGTCTCTATTCGCTCATTTCGCTCAGAACTACTTTCTGAATTCATCGGCAGTGTACTAGACCTCAACCAAGCAAAAGCAACCGCACTTTTTACGAAAGTTCAAAAAACATACCCTATAGTTTTAACAAGGCATTTACAGCACGCAAAACAATGGCTCAAAACTCACGCAAGAGGCGGAGAGCAATTTGGGCTCACTGCGTATTCCGGTGCGCTTCGCCTTAAGCCTGAGGGTATACATGTTAAAACAAAAATCGACCCTAAAAACTGGTTCCTAAATGGCCCTGAAGATGTACGCTCTTCTATGTTTCTTGAAGATGTTGCCACAGAATTTGATATTCAAGGACTGGAGCTGGACTGGACATGCGTAGCGTGGGATTCGAGCTTACGATTACATAACAAAGAATGGGAATATAGAACCTTTCGTGGAACAACATGGCAAAATGTTAATGATGAAATACGACGCCGGTATCTTCTTAATGCGTACCGAGTATTACTCACAAGAGCACGCCAAGGCATGGTCATATTCATCCCTAAAGGCAATCCCGCAGACCAAACTCGACTCCCTGAGTTCTATGCCCCTGTATACGAATTCTTTTCTTCCTGTGGCGTCCCTTCAATTGATTAA